Proteins encoded together in one Deinococcus hopiensis KR-140 window:
- the nuoF gene encoding NADH-quinone oxidoreductase subunit NuoF: MTVAEPAPKPITSGKDARFAPTLYAHVGQDQSWTLNYYLMHGGYQGVQRAFAMGPDPVIDEVKKSGLRGRGGAGFATGLKWSFMPLKDGKQHYIICNADESEPGSFKDRYLLSEDPHQLIEGMLIGGYAMRASLGYIYIRGEYVHAAERMWAAIQEARTAGLLGRNILGSGFDFDLQVHRGAGAYICGEETALMNSLEGLRANPRLKPPFPAAAGLYGLPTTINNVETFCAATQILKYGADWHAGMGTEKSKGMKLFQISGPVARPGVYELPLGTTFRELVFDWAGGPLEEIKAIIPGGSSCPMMPWTDKILDTPMDYESVGAAGSMLGTGGVTLVPKADCIVNTTWNLVRFYAHESCGKCTPCREGISGWMVRMYEKLVRGHGQPGDVQLILDMSDNIGGRSFCALADACLGPVLSSIKLFREEYDQLAGTGQPMYPTRRRWLDG; the protein is encoded by the coding sequence GTGACCGTCGCCGAACCCGCTCCCAAACCCATCACCAGCGGCAAGGACGCCCGCTTCGCGCCCACGCTGTACGCGCATGTCGGGCAGGACCAGAGCTGGACGCTGAACTATTACCTGATGCACGGCGGCTATCAGGGTGTGCAGCGCGCCTTTGCGATGGGTCCCGACCCCGTGATCGACGAGGTGAAGAAGAGCGGCCTGCGTGGACGCGGCGGCGCAGGCTTCGCGACGGGCCTCAAGTGGTCGTTCATGCCCCTCAAGGACGGCAAGCAGCACTACATTATCTGCAACGCCGACGAGTCCGAGCCGGGCAGCTTCAAGGACCGTTACCTGCTGTCCGAGGACCCGCATCAGCTCATTGAGGGCATGCTTATCGGTGGGTACGCCATGCGCGCCTCGCTGGGCTACATCTACATTCGCGGCGAGTATGTCCACGCTGCCGAGCGGATGTGGGCGGCCATTCAAGAGGCGCGGACGGCAGGCCTGCTGGGCAGGAATATTCTGGGCAGCGGCTTTGACTTTGATCTCCAGGTTCACCGGGGCGCCGGAGCGTACATCTGCGGCGAGGAAACCGCGCTGATGAACTCGCTTGAGGGCCTGCGCGCCAACCCACGCCTGAAGCCGCCCTTTCCCGCCGCCGCCGGGCTATACGGCCTGCCCACCACCATCAACAACGTGGAGACGTTTTGCGCCGCCACCCAGATCCTGAAATACGGCGCGGACTGGCACGCGGGTATGGGGACCGAAAAGTCCAAGGGCATGAAGCTCTTCCAGATCAGCGGCCCGGTGGCCCGGCCCGGCGTGTACGAGTTGCCGCTGGGCACCACCTTCCGCGAACTGGTTTTCGATTGGGCAGGTGGCCCACTGGAGGAGATCAAGGCGATCATTCCCGGAGGCTCCTCCTGCCCGATGATGCCCTGGACCGACAAGATTCTCGACACCCCCATGGACTATGAGAGCGTGGGCGCGGCGGGCTCCATGCTGGGCACGGGCGGCGTAACGCTGGTTCCAAAAGCCGACTGCATTGTGAATACCACCTGGAACCTCGTCCGCTTCTATGCCCACGAGTCCTGCGGCAAATGTACCCCCTGCCGTGAGGGCATCAGCGGTTGGATGGTCCGGATGTACGAGAAGCTGGTGCGTGGGCACGGCCAGCCCGGCGACGTGCAACTGATTCTCGACATGTCCGACAACATTGGCGGGCGCAGCTTCTGCGCGCTGGCCGACGCCTGCCTGGGTCCGGTTCTCAGTTCCATCAAGCTCTTCCGCGAGGAATATGACCAGCTCGCGGGGACGGGGCAGCCGATGTACCCGACGCGCAGAAGGTGGTTGGACGGATGA
- the nuoK gene encoding NADH-quinone oxidoreductase subunit NuoK, translating to MAPTAYYVALSGLLFAIGMIGVLTRRTAIMVFLSVELMLNAANLALVAFARAWGDLTAQTAVFIVMTLAAAEVAIGLAIIVAIFRKRETTNVDDLAVLKG from the coding sequence ATGGCGCCCACCGCCTACTACGTTGCCCTGTCGGGCCTGCTGTTCGCCATCGGTATGATCGGGGTGCTGACACGCCGCACGGCGATCATGGTCTTTCTCAGCGTGGAGCTGATGCTCAATGCTGCGAACCTCGCGCTGGTGGCCTTTGCCCGTGCGTGGGGCGACCTCACCGCGCAGACCGCCGTGTTTATCGTGATGACGCTCGCCGCCGCCGAAGTCGCCATCGGCCTCGCCATCATCGTAGCAATCTTCCGCAAGCGCGAGACCACCAATGTGGACGATCTCGCGGTCCTGAAAGGCTGA
- the nuoI gene encoding NADH-quinone oxidoreductase subunit NuoI, whose product MGVLEIAKGMGVTLGKLFQKPVTVSYPEQRATLQPRFRGRHVLTRHPGTGLEKCIGCSLCAAACPAYAIYVEAAENDPAHPTSPGERYAKVYEINMLRCIFCGMCEEACPTGAVVLGNEFELADYRYRDLVYGKEDMLVGVDGSVPQRREAIRKGQPVRVGFRVQGGPRKELEGVEYPR is encoded by the coding sequence ATGGGCGTTCTTGAAATCGCCAAGGGCATGGGCGTCACGCTGGGCAAGCTGTTTCAGAAGCCCGTGACGGTCAGCTACCCCGAACAGCGGGCCACGCTGCAACCCCGTTTCCGGGGACGGCACGTGCTGACCCGCCATCCCGGCACCGGCCTGGAAAAGTGCATCGGCTGCTCGCTGTGCGCCGCCGCCTGCCCCGCTTACGCTATTTACGTGGAGGCGGCGGAAAACGATCCCGCCCATCCCACCAGCCCCGGCGAGCGCTACGCGAAGGTCTACGAGATCAACATGCTGCGCTGCATCTTTTGCGGCATGTGCGAGGAAGCTTGCCCGACGGGCGCGGTGGTCCTGGGCAACGAGTTTGAGCTGGCCGACTACCGCTACCGGGACCTCGTGTACGGCAAGGAAGACATGCTCGTGGGCGTAGACGGCTCGGTGCCGCAGCGCCGCGAGGCCATCCGTAAGGGCCAGCCCGTACGCGTGGGCTTCCGCGTACAGGGTGGGCCGCGCAAGGAACTGGAGGGGGTGGAGTACCCGAGATGA
- the nuoE gene encoding NADH-quinone oxidoreductase subunit NuoE yields the protein MTYFADKQPLVADIFSRYPDSPQGRRSALMPLLREVQDAEGFVSEARMAEIAHLCGTTATEVRSVMSFYSTYHTVPTGRYHLQVCSTLMCALAGSDELWDHFVSELDVQPGEVSPDGRFSVQKVECLGSCGTAPVVQINDDGYYEHVTRRKCDRLLAALRSDMPPAPDNPVPVTVREDGRQMLANGERVGASISELTVLARPVPNGAKAGGEA from the coding sequence TTGACCTACTTTGCAGACAAACAACCCCTCGTCGCGGACATCTTTTCGCGCTACCCGGACAGCCCCCAGGGCCGCCGCTCGGCGCTGATGCCGCTGCTGCGCGAGGTGCAGGACGCCGAAGGCTTCGTGTCCGAGGCGCGGATGGCCGAGATCGCTCATCTTTGCGGCACGACGGCCACCGAAGTCCGCAGCGTGATGAGCTTTTATTCCACCTACCACACGGTGCCCACAGGGCGCTATCACCTTCAGGTCTGCTCGACGCTGATGTGTGCGCTGGCGGGCAGCGACGAACTGTGGGACCACTTCGTCTCGGAGTTGGACGTGCAGCCAGGCGAAGTCAGTCCTGACGGGCGCTTCAGCGTGCAAAAGGTGGAGTGTCTCGGCTCGTGCGGCACCGCGCCCGTGGTCCAGATCAACGACGACGGCTACTACGAGCACGTGACGCGCCGTAAGTGTGACCGCCTCCTCGCCGCGCTGCGTTCGGATATGCCTCCCGCCCCGGATAACCCTGTGCCCGTTACAGTGCGTGAAGACGGACGGCAGATGCTGGCGAACGGCGAGCGGGTGGGCGCGAGCATCTCCGAGCTGACCGTTCTTGCCCGCCCCGTCCCCAATGGGGCCAAAGCTGGAGGAGAAGCGTGA
- a CDS encoding NADH-quinone oxidoreductase subunit J family protein — protein sequence MIAFILLGALALVGAVVTVAAKNAVHAALGLVGTLLSVAGLFASLNASFLAAAQVIVYAGAVMVLFLFVIMLLNANAPVTGRDPVPFVRELAGIGGVLLAGAFAVLALTYRDPAPLAQNAAKLQGGSAGPVGEVLLTRFLLPFEAVSILLLVAIVGAVALVNRPTPQPDGVPTEEEEGLPIRPTRRALPQRQETPALTQVRTEAALTEKGPA from the coding sequence ATGATCGCCTTTATCCTCCTGGGCGCTCTGGCCCTCGTCGGTGCCGTCGTCACGGTGGCCGCCAAGAATGCCGTTCATGCAGCGCTCGGCCTCGTGGGAACACTGCTCAGTGTGGCGGGGCTGTTTGCCAGTCTGAACGCTTCGTTTCTCGCCGCGGCGCAGGTAATCGTGTACGCGGGCGCGGTGATGGTGCTGTTTCTGTTCGTGATCATGCTGCTCAATGCCAATGCGCCCGTGACCGGCCGGGACCCGGTGCCCTTTGTGCGGGAGCTGGCGGGCATCGGCGGGGTGCTGCTGGCGGGGGCCTTTGCCGTGCTGGCGCTGACTTACCGGGACCCTGCGCCGCTCGCCCAGAATGCGGCGAAGTTGCAGGGCGGCAGCGCCGGACCTGTGGGCGAGGTGCTGCTCACCCGGTTCCTGCTGCCGTTCGAGGCCGTCAGCATCCTGCTCCTCGTCGCCATCGTGGGGGCCGTCGCGTTGGTGAATCGGCCCACGCCCCAGCCTGATGGTGTGCCCACCGAGGAAGAGGAGGGGCTGCCGATCCGTCCTACCCGGCGCGCGTTGCCCCAACGACAGGAGACACCCGCGCTGACGCAGGTCCGTACAGAAGCCGCCCTGACCGAGAAGGGGCCCGCCTGA
- the nuoD gene encoding NADH dehydrogenase (quinone) subunit D, translated as MTAEPTTQTGGALLHTQIMSLNVGPQHPSTHGVLRLVVDMDGEYVTRVTPHMGYLHTGFEKTFEHRTYQQGVTYAPRTDYLHCFGHELAYVLSVEKLLQAEVPERANVVRVILHELGRIHSHLVFVGTGLLDLGALTPFFYAFREKEALVDLFEAATGYRMNQGYFRVGGLSRDIPEGWAEQVAAFLDAFEKGVDEYETLFAANPIFVDRAKGVGVIPRDVAIDLGLTGPNLRASGVALDHRKANPYCGYEQYDFNVPVSQDGDCLARFQLRLMEFRESAKIVRQALKRLAPGPVKDPNRKISLPPRQELETSMEAVIHHFKLVTEGFHPPMGEVYVPTESARGEVGYYIVSDGGSMPYRVKIRAPSFVNLQALEYACVGGQFADLITILATIDPVLGDVDR; from the coding sequence ATGACCGCCGAACCGACCACCCAGACTGGGGGCGCACTCCTCCACACGCAGATCATGAGCCTGAACGTGGGGCCGCAGCACCCGTCCACGCACGGCGTCTTGCGGCTGGTGGTGGACATGGACGGCGAGTACGTCACGCGGGTGACGCCACACATGGGCTACCTGCACACCGGCTTCGAGAAAACGTTCGAGCACCGCACCTACCAGCAGGGCGTGACTTACGCGCCGCGTACCGACTACCTGCACTGCTTCGGACACGAACTGGCCTACGTCCTGAGCGTGGAAAAGCTTCTCCAGGCTGAGGTGCCCGAGCGGGCGAATGTGGTCCGTGTGATTCTGCACGAGCTCGGACGGATCCACTCGCACCTCGTCTTCGTGGGCACGGGCCTGCTGGACCTCGGGGCGCTGACGCCCTTTTTCTACGCCTTCCGCGAGAAGGAAGCGCTTGTGGACCTGTTCGAGGCGGCCACCGGCTACCGCATGAATCAGGGCTACTTCCGGGTGGGTGGGCTGTCGCGCGATATCCCCGAAGGCTGGGCCGAACAGGTGGCCGCCTTTCTCGACGCCTTCGAGAAGGGCGTGGACGAGTACGAGACGCTGTTCGCAGCCAACCCGATTTTTGTGGACCGGGCGAAGGGCGTAGGCGTTATCCCAAGAGACGTGGCGATTGACCTGGGTTTGACTGGGCCGAACTTGCGTGCGTCCGGCGTGGCGCTCGATCACCGCAAGGCCAATCCATACTGCGGATACGAACAGTACGACTTTAATGTTCCCGTCAGCCAGGACGGCGACTGCCTCGCCCGCTTTCAGCTGCGGCTGATGGAGTTTCGCGAGAGCGCGAAGATCGTGCGGCAGGCCCTCAAGCGCCTTGCGCCCGGCCCGGTCAAGGACCCCAACCGCAAGATCTCGTTGCCGCCCCGTCAGGAACTCGAAACGAGTATGGAAGCGGTCATCCACCACTTCAAACTCGTGACCGAAGGCTTTCACCCCCCCATGGGCGAGGTGTACGTGCCCACCGAGTCGGCGCGCGGCGAGGTGGGCTACTACATCGTCAGCGACGGCGGCTCCATGCCCTACCGCGTCAAGATTCGCGCCCCCAGCTTCGTGAACCTGCAGGCGCTGGAATACGCCTGCGTGGGTGGTCAGTTCGCGGACCTCATCACGATCCTGGCGACGATTGACCCGGTGCTGGGGGACGTGGACCGATGA
- the nuoH gene encoding NADH-quinone oxidoreductase subunit NuoH, producing the protein MPDWLIQLLITLLKAVLVAFALLTTFAYMTLVERRLLARMQIRLGPNRVGPMGLLQPLADAIKSIFKEDVNVTLADRLVYTLAPIVAIGMALSAFGGIPAGPAGSLFGADPWVYNFDAGVLALLAITSMGVYGIFLGGWASGSKYPILGGLRSSAQMISYELGMGLSLLGLLMLVGSTNFRVIVEWQSLAGWMILFQSLGFALFLISSFAETNRTPFDLPEAEQELVAGYLTEYSAIKWALFQMAEYVNMITASAVMSTLFFGGYRGPVFLDRFIPGISGWPIIWLVVKIALFLFLFIWVRATLPRLRYDQLMRFGWKLVLPAALINTVMTAAYLAFRGSLGLWPLAVLSLIGLVLLLVLGDRVRGLWSTSSVKRPIERPSPARPVGGD; encoded by the coding sequence ATGCCCGACTGGCTGATCCAACTCCTCATCACCCTGCTGAAAGCCGTGCTGGTGGCTTTCGCGCTGCTGACCACCTTTGCCTACATGACGCTGGTGGAGCGGCGGTTGCTGGCCCGCATGCAGATTCGCCTGGGGCCGAACCGCGTTGGACCGATGGGATTGCTGCAACCCCTCGCCGACGCAATCAAGAGCATCTTCAAGGAAGACGTCAACGTCACGCTGGCGGACAGGCTGGTGTACACGCTCGCGCCCATCGTGGCCATCGGCATGGCGCTCTCGGCGTTCGGAGGTATTCCCGCCGGGCCCGCCGGAAGTCTGTTTGGGGCGGACCCCTGGGTCTACAACTTTGATGCGGGCGTGCTGGCGCTGCTGGCGATCACGTCCATGGGCGTGTACGGCATCTTTCTGGGCGGCTGGGCGTCGGGGTCCAAGTACCCGATTCTGGGCGGACTGCGGTCCAGCGCGCAGATGATCTCCTACGAACTGGGCATGGGCCTGAGCCTGCTGGGGCTCCTCATGCTGGTAGGCAGCACCAATTTCCGCGTCATCGTGGAGTGGCAATCGCTCGCGGGCTGGATGATCCTCTTCCAGTCGCTGGGCTTCGCGCTGTTTCTGATCTCGTCCTTCGCCGAAACCAACCGCACACCCTTTGACTTGCCGGAAGCCGAGCAGGAGCTCGTCGCGGGCTACCTGACCGAGTATTCCGCGATCAAGTGGGCACTCTTCCAGATGGCCGAGTACGTGAACATGATCACCGCCTCCGCCGTCATGTCCACGCTGTTTTTCGGTGGCTACCGGGGCCCGGTGTTTCTGGACCGCTTTATTCCCGGCATCTCAGGCTGGCCGATCATCTGGCTGGTGGTCAAGATCGCGCTGTTCCTGTTCCTGTTCATCTGGGTGCGGGCCACCCTGCCCCGGTTGCGCTATGACCAACTCATGCGCTTCGGCTGGAAGCTGGTGCTGCCCGCTGCACTGATCAATACAGTGATGACGGCCGCCTACCTCGCCTTCCGGGGCAGTCTGGGCCTGTGGCCGCTGGCTGTGCTGAGCCTGATCGGGTTGGTGCTGCTGCTGGTGCTGGGGGACCGGGTGCGGGGGCTGTGGAGCACGTCTTCCGTAAAGCGTCCCATCGAGCGGCCGTCTCCCGCACGGCCAGTGGGGGGCGACTGA
- the nuoL gene encoding NADH-quinone oxidoreductase subunit L has protein sequence MPLYLLPLFPLLGFALLICLPRLFPGKSGGLLGCAAVLASFVVAVMRYLGQTDAPDHEVLWSWLPNMALNANLAVGFYLDQLSALMSLIITGIGFLIHVYSLSYMGHDKQFTRFFAFLNFFVAMMLILVLADSYPLMFVGWEGVGMASYLLIGFWFSGRNSEASDRELREASDREGVANSNAARKAFIMNRIGDLGFMFGMFLIYKLYGTLVIPELAERAESVRVAQAAIELTCLFLLVGAVGKSGQLPLTTWLPDAMAGPTPVSALIHAATMVTAGVYLISRSHFLYDLAPGASTWVAWVGGLTALYGALSALNQHDIKKILAYSTVSQLGYMFMAVGLHAYSAGVFHLLTHAFFKALLFLAAGAVIHALHEEQDVRAMGGMRKFMPFTHIVSLMGVLAISGIPIWSGFFSKDAILAAAFGSNPALYVIGLGVAFLTAFYMGRWYFLVWQGEYRGHVHHPHDADTTMKVPLGILAALATLGGLLNIPAFLGGGHAFDTYLGRAIPLHGHEIAVSTELLLTAFAVLAGVGGLVWAFLEHRARSLANGPLGLLSTQALYLDTIYNGLFSAPSRGISYGLDMVDRSVEGSLGAVARNSAAPGGLFTRWQSGFVRAYAVSMLLGTALILGYWALKTIGGGA, from the coding sequence TTGCCACTGTACCTCCTTCCCCTGTTTCCCCTGCTGGGCTTCGCGCTGCTGATCTGCCTGCCCCGCCTCTTTCCCGGCAAGTCGGGCGGCCTGCTGGGCTGCGCCGCCGTACTGGCGAGCTTTGTCGTGGCCGTGATGCGCTACCTGGGGCAGACGGACGCCCCAGACCACGAGGTCCTGTGGTCTTGGTTGCCCAACATGGCGCTGAACGCGAACCTCGCCGTTGGCTTCTATCTCGATCAACTCAGCGCCCTGATGTCCCTGATCATCACGGGCATTGGCTTTTTGATTCACGTCTACTCGCTCTCGTACATGGGGCACGACAAGCAGTTCACGCGTTTTTTCGCGTTCCTGAACTTCTTCGTCGCCATGATGCTGATCCTCGTGCTGGCCGATTCCTATCCGCTGATGTTCGTGGGCTGGGAAGGCGTGGGCATGGCGTCGTACCTCCTGATCGGCTTCTGGTTTAGCGGACGCAACTCCGAAGCGTCGGACCGCGAACTGCGGGAGGCCTCGGACCGCGAGGGCGTGGCGAACTCCAACGCCGCCCGCAAGGCGTTCATCATGAACCGCATCGGGGACCTGGGCTTCATGTTCGGGATGTTCCTGATCTACAAGCTCTACGGGACCTTGGTAATTCCCGAGCTGGCGGAGCGGGCCGAAAGCGTGCGTGTGGCGCAGGCGGCCATCGAACTCACGTGCCTGTTCCTGCTCGTCGGCGCGGTGGGCAAGAGCGGTCAACTGCCGCTGACCACCTGGCTGCCCGACGCTATGGCCGGTCCGACGCCCGTTTCGGCGCTGATCCACGCCGCCACGATGGTCACGGCGGGCGTGTACCTGATCTCGCGCAGCCATTTCCTGTATGACCTCGCGCCCGGGGCCTCCACTTGGGTGGCGTGGGTGGGCGGCCTGACGGCGCTGTACGGTGCCCTGTCGGCGCTCAACCAGCACGACATCAAGAAAATTCTGGCGTACTCCACGGTCTCGCAGCTCGGCTACATGTTTATGGCGGTGGGCCTGCACGCCTACTCGGCGGGCGTGTTCCACCTGCTGACGCACGCCTTTTTCAAGGCGCTGCTGTTCCTGGCGGCGGGAGCTGTCATCCACGCGCTCCACGAGGAACAGGACGTGCGGGCGATGGGCGGAATGCGGAAGTTTATGCCCTTTACCCACATCGTTTCGCTGATGGGCGTGCTGGCCATTTCGGGGATTCCGATCTGGAGTGGTTTCTTCTCCAAAGACGCCATTCTGGCCGCCGCCTTCGGGTCCAACCCCGCGCTGTACGTGATTGGCTTGGGGGTGGCTTTCCTGACCGCCTTTTACATGGGCCGCTGGTACTTCCTGGTGTGGCAGGGCGAGTACCGGGGCCATGTCCACCATCCGCACGACGCCGACACCACCATGAAGGTGCCGCTGGGCATCCTCGCTGCGCTGGCAACGCTGGGCGGTCTGCTGAATATCCCCGCCTTCCTTGGTGGCGGCCACGCCTTCGATACCTACTTGGGCCGGGCCATTCCGCTGCACGGTCATGAAATCGCCGTCTCTACCGAACTGCTGCTGACGGCATTTGCAGTGCTCGCAGGCGTTGGCGGATTGGTCTGGGCCTTCCTCGAACACCGCGCCCGCTCGCTGGCGAATGGGCCTCTGGGTCTGCTCAGCACCCAGGCGCTCTACCTCGACACCATCTATAACGGCCTGTTCAGTGCGCCCAGTCGGGGCATTTCTTACGGTCTGGACATGGTAGACCGCAGCGTAGAGGGCAGTCTCGGTGCCGTCGCCCGCAACAGCGCCGCGCCGGGCGGGCTCTTTACCCGCTGGCAGAGCGGCTTTGTGCGCGCCTACGCAGTCTCCATGCTGCTGGGCACGGCCCTGATCCTGGGCTACTGGGCGCTGAAGACGATTGGAGGCGGCGCGTGA
- a CDS encoding NADH-quinone oxidoreductase subunit C, with amino-acid sequence MTAEHRDAQLWAAASALMAELGLTPDHAAESTAVVPAEALRTVAQSLKARGFMLMDSVGVDYLAYPERKPARFAVLHNVYHPEDHRRLFLRVWLDDGQPLDSLFPVWKAANYLEREVYDLIGVEFLGHPDLRKVLTPEDLEGHPLRKDFPLGETPTMFREGRFIDPATFRAGLTGQSRGLTGWRGEFRRGQGGDREPPVMPEGGPK; translated from the coding sequence ATGACCGCCGAGCACAGAGACGCGCAGCTCTGGGCGGCCGCTTCGGCCCTGATGGCAGAACTTGGCCTAACCCCGGACCACGCCGCCGAATCCACCGCGGTTGTGCCCGCCGAGGCGCTGCGTACCGTGGCCCAGTCCCTCAAAGCGCGCGGGTTCATGCTGATGGACTCGGTGGGCGTGGATTACCTCGCTTACCCCGAGCGCAAGCCTGCCCGCTTCGCTGTCTTGCACAACGTCTACCACCCGGAAGACCACCGCCGCCTGTTCCTGCGGGTGTGGCTGGACGACGGCCAACCGCTCGATAGCCTCTTTCCCGTGTGGAAGGCCGCGAACTACCTGGAGCGCGAGGTCTATGACCTGATTGGCGTCGAGTTCCTCGGGCACCCGGACCTCCGCAAGGTGCTGACGCCCGAAGACCTCGAGGGCCATCCCCTCCGCAAGGATTTCCCCCTTGGCGAAACGCCCACCATGTTCCGCGAGGGCCGCTTTATTGATCCCGCCACCTTCCGCGCCGGGCTGACCGGCCAGAGTCGGGGGCTGACCGGCTGGCGCGGCGAGTTCCGCCGGGGGCAGGGCGGGGACCGCGAGCCGCCCGTGATGCCGGAAGGGGGACCGAAATGA
- the nuoG gene encoding NADH-quinone oxidoreductase subunit NuoG, with the protein MKVVVDGTELDLPAGTSAIDAVFHAGRDVPYFCAHPYLSPVGACRMCLVESGSPRKNPDGTFVMEGEGEAATPKIFWFPKPMAACTMQATEGMHIKTAKTSEVVAKAQSGMMEFTLLNHPLDCPTCDKGGACELQDRAFEYGYGASRFGFDRRHADKHYPLSDFIILDQERCIHCKRCVRYFEEVPGQEVLDFIERGGHTFIDTEEGGLPVGFQGNIADICPVGALLDNVARFRGRNWEYDHTPTTCTLCPVGCAIVVDARNGRLERVVAGENREVNEMWLCDAGRFGHVFASEDRLVTPHIRVNGELRPATWDEALDTIRTNLSGMNGADLALFLNADSTLEEGAALEAFASQIATASVDHWPRFGVNVPSTATLTDVASADAVVVLGADLGEEAPVVELRVLEMLRGGVLPNEFNHGTAIADLRLVERPTRRPERLAVIGGESRLSGQAGIRAASNGHNALARLMQPDTQELRAALALLEKAERPVLILGADVLGSADGSFTNRLNTLLTRTGAKVLALSAAPNSAGLAHLQLVPRAGGLDYGRLGQARAALLSRLDPGIRAPGFTIVHDTHLTRTAQLADVVLPAVTNYEKRGTTVNLEGRLLPLQQAALSAGEGTDLIQTLTALAGALGLRASVRGLKSAQALLRQRLNVDVSQLPPEGQILPLGPTATAPVTAPYVPQLWKPRMQPIPERRGSGVPSRAERNGMWELPMHPGTVQPGGDD; encoded by the coding sequence ATGAAAGTCGTTGTCGACGGTACCGAACTCGATCTCCCGGCGGGGACGAGCGCGATAGACGCCGTATTCCACGCCGGGCGCGACGTGCCGTACTTCTGCGCGCACCCGTACCTGTCGCCCGTGGGGGCGTGCCGGATGTGTCTGGTAGAGTCCGGCTCTCCCCGCAAGAACCCCGACGGCACCTTCGTGATGGAAGGCGAGGGCGAAGCCGCCACGCCCAAAATCTTCTGGTTTCCCAAGCCGATGGCCGCTTGCACCATGCAGGCCACCGAAGGCATGCACATCAAGACGGCCAAAACGTCCGAGGTGGTGGCAAAAGCGCAGTCGGGCATGATGGAATTTACGCTGCTCAATCACCCCCTCGACTGCCCCACCTGCGACAAGGGCGGCGCGTGCGAGCTTCAGGACCGCGCCTTCGAGTACGGCTACGGCGCGAGCCGCTTCGGCTTTGACCGCCGCCACGCCGACAAGCACTACCCGCTCTCGGACTTCATCATTCTCGATCAGGAGCGGTGCATCCATTGCAAGCGCTGCGTGCGCTACTTCGAGGAAGTGCCGGGCCAGGAGGTGCTGGACTTTATCGAGCGCGGTGGCCACACCTTTATCGACACGGAAGAGGGTGGGCTGCCCGTGGGTTTCCAGGGCAACATCGCCGATATCTGCCCAGTGGGGGCGCTGCTTGACAACGTGGCCCGCTTCCGGGGCCGCAACTGGGAGTACGACCACACCCCCACCACCTGCACCCTGTGCCCGGTGGGTTGCGCCATCGTGGTGGATGCGCGCAACGGGCGTCTGGAGCGTGTGGTGGCGGGCGAGAACCGCGAAGTGAACGAGATGTGGCTGTGCGACGCAGGCCGCTTCGGTCACGTGTTTGCCTCCGAAGACCGCCTCGTCACGCCCCACATTCGCGTGAACGGCGAACTGCGCCCCGCCACCTGGGACGAGGCGCTGGACACGATCCGCACGAACCTCAGTGGCATGAATGGGGCCGACCTGGCCTTGTTCCTGAACGCCGATTCCACCCTGGAGGAAGGCGCGGCGCTCGAAGCTTTCGCGTCTCAGATCGCCACCGCATCGGTGGACCACTGGCCGCGCTTCGGCGTGAACGTGCCCTCTACGGCCACCCTGACGGACGTGGCGAGTGCCGACGCGGTGGTGGTGCTGGGCGCGGACCTGGGCGAGGAAGCCCCGGTCGTCGAACTGCGCGTGTTGGAAATGCTGCGTGGAGGCGTCCTCCCCAATGAGTTCAACCACGGCACGGCCATCGCGGACCTGCGCCTCGTGGAGCGGCCTACCCGTCGCCCCGAGCGCCTCGCCGTCATCGGTGGGGAATCGCGCCTCTCCGGGCAGGCCGGCATCCGGGCGGCGTCGAACGGCCACAACGCCCTTGCCCGGTTGATGCAGCCCGACACCCAGGAGCTGCGGGCGGCCCTCGCCTTGCTGGAAAAGGCAGAGCGCCCAGTGCTCATCCTCGGTGCAGATGTGCTGGGCAGCGCGGACGGCAGCTTCACCAACCGCCTGAATACGCTGCTGACCCGTACGGGAGCCAAAGTTCTGGCCCTCTCCGCCGCTCCCAACAGCGCTGGCCTGGCGCACCTGCAACTGGTGCCGCGCGCGGGTGGGCTGGACTACGGGCGGCTGGGGCAGGCGCGGGCCGCGTTGCTGTCGCGCCTCGATCCTGGCATCCGCGCGCCCGGCTTTACCATCGTCCACGACACGCACCTGACCAGAACGGCGCAGCTGGCGGACGTGGTGCTGCCCGCTGTCACGAACTATGAGAAGCGCGGCACCACCGTCAATCTCGAAGGCCGCCTCCTGCCCCTGCAGCAGGCCGCCCTCAGCGCGGGCGAGGGCACGGACCTGATTCAAACCCTGACCGCCCTGGCTGGAGCGCTGGGCCTGCGCGCGTCTGTTCGCGGCCTCAAGTCGGCCCAGGCCCTGTTGCGCCAGCGGCTGAACGTGGACGTGAGCCAGTTGCCACCGGAAGGCCAGATTCTGCCCCTCGGCCCCACCGCCACCGCGCCCGTCACCGCGCCCTACGTGCCCCAGCTCTGGAAACCCAGGATGCAGCCCATCCCCGAGCGCCGGGGGAGTGGTGTTCCCAGCCGCGCCGAGCGGAACGGGATGTGGGAGTTGCCGATGCATCCCGGAACGGTGCAGCCCGGGGGGGATGATTGA